One window of Nocardioides dongkuii genomic DNA carries:
- a CDS encoding helix-turn-helix transcriptional regulator produces MEFDGTHDQPTRERVARSILVNGPSTAAALAERLALTPAAVRRHLDQLLEEGAVEAREARIGAHRGRGRPAKAFALTETGRDRFDQQYDDLAVQALRFVAETGGEDAVRQFSRRRVAFIQERFEGVRQADPSLSPAEVLAEVFTAQGYAASVRHLPLVDGRGVGEQLCQQHCPVAHVAHEFPQLCEAETEAISRVLGRHVQRLATIAHGDGVCTTCIPGQPTTTANEKERVTS; encoded by the coding sequence GTGGAATTCGACGGGACGCACGACCAGCCGACGCGTGAGCGCGTCGCCCGGTCGATCCTCGTCAACGGACCCTCCACCGCGGCAGCGCTGGCCGAGCGGCTCGCGCTGACCCCGGCGGCGGTCCGCCGCCACCTCGATCAACTGCTCGAGGAGGGGGCGGTCGAGGCCCGCGAGGCCCGGATCGGCGCCCACCGCGGCCGCGGGCGCCCCGCCAAGGCGTTCGCGCTCACCGAGACCGGCCGCGACCGCTTCGACCAGCAGTACGACGACCTCGCCGTGCAGGCGCTGCGCTTCGTCGCCGAGACCGGGGGCGAGGACGCCGTCCGGCAATTCTCCAGGCGGCGCGTGGCGTTCATCCAGGAGAGGTTCGAGGGCGTCCGGCAGGCGGACCCGTCGCTGTCCCCCGCGGAGGTGCTCGCCGAGGTGTTCACCGCCCAGGGGTACGCCGCGTCGGTGCGCCACCTGCCGCTCGTCGACGGGCGAGGCGTGGGGGAGCAGCTGTGCCAGCAGCACTGCCCGGTCGCCCACGTCGCCCACGAGTTCCCCCAGCTGTGCGAGGCCGAGACCGAGGCGATCAGCCGCGTGCTCGGCCGCCACGTCCAACGCCTGGCCACGATCGCCCACGGCGACGGGGTCTGCACCACCTGCATCCCCGGTCAGCCGACCACCACCGCGAACGAGAAGGAGCGGGTCACCTCATGA